The genomic interval GCGGGTTCAGGCTGCCGCCCCCCAGCATGCAGAGCAGTTCCCAGTTGTTGCCATCACAGTGCTCGACCGAATCGATCACGCCACACTCCGGATCCGGCTCGAGCAGCACGGCCGCCGCCGCATCGCCGAACAGAATACAGTTCTTTCGATCCGTATAGTCGGTGATCGTGCTCATCTTATCGGCGCCGATCACCATCACCCGCTTGTGCTTGCCGCTTTCGATGAAGCGGGCGGCCGTCGAGAGCGCAAACAGAAAACCGCTGCAGGCGGCCGAGAGATCGAACCCCCAGGCGTTACGGGCTCCCAGGTTGGCCTGGACCAGACAGGCCGTGGCCGGGAAGAACATGTCGGGCGTGACCGTGGCCACAATGATCAACTCGACATCCTCGGGATCCATCCCGCGCTTCCGGAGGCACTCCCGGGCCGCCTCGGTGGCCATGTACGAAGTGGCCTTGTTTGGATCCCGCAGAATGCGGCGTTCCCGAATGCCGGTGCGCGTGCGGATCCACTCGTCGCTGGTGTCGACCATCTTTTCCAGATCGGCATTCGTCAGCCGATCTTCGGGTAGAAAATGGCCGACGGCGGTAATGGCTGCGTAGGGCATTGCTCCCGTTTGCGGTTACGTGCAGTTCAGGCTGGATGAAAGGCGGCGGCAATGGAGCGAACCACGTCCTGCTCGACCAGCTCGGCCGCGGCCTGGATCATGCGGGCAATGGCTCGGGCTGAAGAGCTACCGTGTCCGATCACGACGGCACCGTTGACGCCCAGCAGCGGCGCCCCCCCGTATTCTTCATAGTCGAAGCGACGCAGCACACCGCGGAGCAATCCCAGCACCTGTCGCTGTTGCGCGGCGTCGAGCCCCTGCGCCGCCATTTCCTGGCGGAGCATCTCGACGAAGGCCGTCACCATGCTCTCGCCCAGTTTGAGCATCACGTTGCCTACGAAGCCGTCGCACACGACCACGTCGGCCACATGGTGCATCAGATCCCGACCCTCGACGTTGCCGCGGAAGTTCAGATCCGGCGCGGCCCGCAACAGCTCGTAGGCCGCCTTCGTGAGCGCATTGCCCTTACCGGGCTCTTCCCCGACGTTCAGCAGGCCCACGACCGGCCGTTCGACATGCCAGACGCGCTCGACGAAGATCGATCCCATCCGGGCGAATTGAAGCAGGTGCTCGGGCTTGCAGTCGACGTTCGTGCCGATGTCGAGCACCAGGCAACGGCCCTTCGTCGTGGGGAAAAAGCCCACCACCGACGGACGCGAGACCTCGGGCAAACGCCCCAGAATGAACAGCGCGGCGGCCATGATGGCCCCGGTGTTTCCGGCGCTGGCGAACACGTCGGCCTCGCCCCGGGCGACGGCCTGCAGCCCCAGATGGATCGAAGAGCGCAGCTTGGTCTTGACGGCCACGGCGGGCGACTCGGCCATGCCGATCACGTCCGGCGCATCGACGAGCCGAAGACCCTCACGCCCCAGCGCCTGACGGGCCGCCAGCTCGGCCTCCACCACCGGGCGGGGGCCGTAGAGCTGGATCTCCAGGCGCCCGGGGGCCGCCTCAAGCGCCTGTAACGCACCCTCGACGACGACCGCGGGCGCGGCGTCGCCTCCCATGGCATCAACGGCAACACGCAGGGCCATGTGTGCAATCTGCGGACTTGGTCAGGACAGTGCTGGAAGTCTACGCTTCGGCCGGGGAAAAAAACAAGGGCCGCCCGCAACCATTCGGACGGCCTTCGGCATCAG from Rhodothermus marinus carries:
- a CDS encoding beta-ketoacyl-ACP synthase III, whose translation is MPYAAITAVGHFLPEDRLTNADLEKMVDTSDEWIRTRTGIRERRILRDPNKATSYMATEAARECLRKRGMDPEDVELIIVATVTPDMFFPATACLVQANLGARNAWGFDLSAACSGFLFALSTAARFIESGKHKRVMVIGADKMSTITDYTDRKNCILFGDAAAAVLLEPDPECGVIDSVEHCDGNNWELLCMLGGGSLNPPTHETVDRKMHYLHQEGRAVFKLAVEGMAQVAVEIMERNNLTADDVRYLVPHQANLRIIDATARRMGLSPDKVMVNIDRYGNTTAATIPLCLYDWERQLRRGDNLILAAFGGGFTWGAIYLKWAYDGDKVAAAAEATAETSTENA
- the plsX gene encoding phosphate acyltransferase PlsX, whose translation is MALRVAVDAMGGDAAPAVVVEGALQALEAAPGRLEIQLYGPRPVVEAELAARQALGREGLRLVDAPDVIGMAESPAVAVKTKLRSSIHLGLQAVARGEADVFASAGNTGAIMAAALFILGRLPEVSRPSVVGFFPTTKGRCLVLDIGTNVDCKPEHLLQFARMGSIFVERVWHVERPVVGLLNVGEEPGKGNALTKAAYELLRAAPDLNFRGNVEGRDLMHHVADVVVCDGFVGNVMLKLGESMVTAFVEMLRQEMAAQGLDAAQQRQVLGLLRGVLRRFDYEEYGGAPLLGVNGAVVIGHGSSSARAIARMIQAAAELVEQDVVRSIAAAFHPA